AATTGCAAAAAACCTTTAAGTGATGTGAGCGGGTTCCGTATTTCATGAGCAATACCGGCTGCCAATTGACCGGCGACATACAGTTTTTCCGAATTGATAAGCAGCTCTTCATTTTTCTTACGCTCGGAAATATCCCGGATTATTACTTGAAACACCGGTTTCCCCGATAACCTCGTGCAGGTTTGGACCACTTCGGTATGGAGCATTTTCCCTTTCAATGTCATCCAATCCAGTTCGATCGGGGCTTGCCCTATACCCTGCTCAGTAAGTTTAAGCATCCGTCTCATGTCTTCATGGCATTTGGGCTGCAGATGCTGATAAATCGATATCCCCAGCAAATCCGTCTGGTAATCCGCTTCGAACAGTTGAAGACCCGAATCATTAATATATTCCCAGCGTTCGTCGCGGATAATAGCTATCGTATCGATTGAGTTCTCAACCAGCAGCTTATACCGCTCATTCATTGCATTGAAGCGCCGGTCAACGAAACGCGCGAGAAGGCTGAAGGCGAAAATAAGCAGTGTGGCAATGCCAAGTACCACGGAGAGCATCTTCATATAATCGTTCAACCGGTCCGACGTTAGAACGAAGCTGTATTCAACCGTGAACGCTGCAAGCCCAAGCAGCTGAACCGCACTGCCGGCCAGACCAAGCAGCATGCCGGGCAGAATCAGATAGGCGCCATTCTTACGCTCGAACAAATAGTAGGACCAGGAGGTCCCCAGGAAGCTGACGGTAAACGCAAAGAAAGCAAGCTGGAAATTTATATGGAAATTCTGAATCTGGCCACTCATCAGAGAAGAATAATTCAAGAAATTTGCTCCTGCGGCCATGATGATGCTGCTGGCCAGCAGCTTCAGCGAAAAGTCGGTTCTGGAACCAAGCAGGAGGAACGAGACATAAGCGCAAATCATTACCACCGCTACCTTGATGATTGATGTCCAGTCCATAATAATCATACTGTCTGTAGCCAGCAGCATGATAAAGTGGCTCATCCACAGCCCCAGCCCGTATACCGCGGCTCCGCTCAGCAGCCAATAATGGCGCAGCATCCGAACAAGCTTCAGATGGCCTATCATAATGTACATGGTAAAAGAAGCAAACAGATTAATAGCTAAAGCCAGCAGCAGGAATATCCATTTTTCAGTCTCGATCAGTTCGCTCATCTCTATCCTCATGACCTATTATTATATATTTTAATGTGACAATTTCGACATTTTTCCAGAAAAACCTTTTTTGAGCGACATGAAATCTCATTTTGAAATAGCGAAGCGGCACGTCTTTCTATCGAATCGCCTCTGAGGTATAATGAGAATCGCATAGAGAGTATTACATTAGGGAGAGGAAGTACCGATGGTGAAAATTTTAAAAGAGTTCAAGGAATTTGCGGTGCGAGGGAACGTGCTGGATCTCGCGGTCGGCGTTATTATAGGCGGAGCGTTCGGTAAAATCGTCACATCCATGGTCAACGACATTATAATGCCTCCTATTGGCAGGCTGCTCGGCCAAATGAATTTCGCCGACTTGTATTTAAGTTTGAATCCGGAAATAACAGAAAAAGGTGGGCATGCCCTCTCATTGGCAGCTGCGAGAACAAACGGCGCAGCCGTAATTGCGTACGGCAGCTTCATTAACGTAATTATCGATTTCACCATAGTGGCATTCTGCGTTTTCCTTATCGTGAAAGGGGCGAACACGCTGCGGCGTCTCCAAGCCAGCAATCCGGAGGATACGGCTGAGCCTACCGAGAAGGTATGCACTTACTGCTTGTCCAAAATTCCGGTGAAGGCAACAAGGTGCGCCCACTGCACGTCGCATTTGACTGATGAACCCGAAGGCGTCCAAGAGGGGCTGTCGTAATATGAGCGGCCGCGGTCTTGACCGGCCCCGGGAGGAGCGCTTTGATATCTACGACGCCGCGGGCAAACCGATCGGCACGGCTTGCCGCAGCGAGGTTCACGCCAAAGGCTATTGGCACCGCTCGTTCCACTGTTGGCTGATCCGCCGCGAGGGAGACCGCCGGCTCGTCATGTTTCAGCAGAGGCAGACGGATAAAGATACCTTCCCCGGCCGCTTCGACATCACCGCCGCAGGTCACCTGGAAGCAGGCGAGACCATGCGGGAAGCGGTTCGGGAAGTGGAAGAAGAATTGGGGGTATCGGCAGCGTATGATATGCTGATCCCGCTTGGAGAAACGCGAAACGAAGCTGAAGGCAGCGCAAGAGGTGTCCCTTTCATCGATCGCGAGATCAGCGAGGTGTTCGGTTTGCTTTACGATGGCCCGCCCGCTTCACTCCGGCTGCAGGCCGAGGAAGTGGCCGGCGTGTATGAATCCGAACTGGAAGCGATGATTGATTTGTTCGAGGGACGGCGCAGGACTGTGACAGCAGCAGGCGTTTCTTTATGCCCGGAAGACGGGTTAAAGGAGGCTTCGGTGCAAGTGTCGGCTGCCGACTTTGTGACAAGGCCATATGCTTACTATGCAGGCGTGTTTCGCGCTTTGCTGCGGCATACATAACCGGACGCCTTGCTGCGTCTGCCTCTGCGGCGCGCCGCCGCCCGCCCGCCGCACGGGCAGCCCGAGCTCTTTTATCGGAAGAACGGCCGTTTATGCGAACCCCCATTGCACGTTCCCACTGCTGATACCACTGGTCGATCATCCCGTGAATATTGTAGAACACCGTACTCCGCGTGGCTATGTCAAAATCGTTCAAGTCCGGCTCGCGGAACAGCCTTGCCGCCTCCTGGTGGAGACACCCGTGTAAATTCGATCTCTCCAGAAATAAGCCAAGCTCATCCGCCGAGCGAAACGATTGCGGATTGTTACGAATTCGCATCTCCGCCGACATGTCGTAGCATGGTGCGCGGCGAATAGGCTCGGGCACTTCCTGCCAGGGCATCACCAGCTCCATGTCGTATCCCTGTTGTTCGTACCAGCGCAGCGCTTTGGCGATATACTGGCGATGAAAGTCCAGAAACATTCGGCCGTAGCCAGTGGGCAGCTCGGATGGATCGTTATGATGATTTACGTGATGCCAGTGCCTGTGCTCATCGAGCAGCGCGGCCGGAAAATTTGGAATGGCCGGCATTATCTATCCCTCCCGCCGTTTACCTGTTTATTGACATTTTATGCTAAGCCCCCTCTATCCGTGCCGTTCGCCCTCCCGCTTGAAGCCCTGCTAATCGACAAAAAAATCCGCCGCCGCACATTGGCGACGACGGACTCCGGCGGAACAGGTGAGCTGCCCGCAAACGATTACAGCAAGTTCGCGCATTGACCCTGTGAAACACAGATATCAAAGGTAATGCGAACGTCGCAGCAATCTCCGAATACACAGCTGATGCGAACGCAAGATAATCTGCCCTGATGGAAGAAGCAGACTACATGACAGTTCGGTCCAATCAAGTCTTCAATTACTTTCTTGTTTTTGCAGCGGATAGCGCGGACGAGTGCGGCAGCGACTCTCTCATCTTTCAGCATGCAGAACAGGTGGCATAGATCTTTACCGGCATCCTGGATCCCTTCAACCGCGCCATCCTTTTTCTTGCAGCATTCGGACGAAATGCGCACGCTTTTGCGGCTATTACGAACGACCTTGACATTTTTGAATTTCATTTTTGCTGACAATTTGATCCTCCTCCTTTCAGACGAGCTTACATTAAACTATGAAAAGGACCTGCACTTCGTATGGTCGGTATTTCCCGCTCATTCGCATAATCTGAATCCCGCCGGATATCCGCAGGCTGATGCCGCGGCTGACGGATGCCCTATTAAATTGGGAAATACGTATGCTAAAATACCCCGCCGGCGCTTCCGGCGAGGACACATACTTGCGGCTGAACATTAAAAAGCGCGGCTCCCGTGACCGAGAACCGCGCTGTTATTGGTTATGAATGGTGCTGGTGAAGGGAATTGAACCCCCGGCCTACGCATTACGAGTGCGTTGCTCTACCCCTGAGCTACACCAGCAATCTCTCGTCGCCGACGCGACTTTTATAATATATCTCAAAAACAAATAGGAAGTCAAGACCTTTCTAGCGGGGTTTTTTTCATATTTTGTAACGATTTATAGACGGATAGAAGGCTGCCGGGTGCAGGTAAAATTGGTATTGAACTACCGTGCTTTTGTTCTATTCTGTTCTTTTCTCCAGCCGTTCCGCTTCCGCCTTGGCCGCAGGAGGCCGCACGGGAAGATGCAGCGTGAACGAGCTGCCCTTCCCCTTCGCGCTGCGCAGTGTCAGCGAGCCCCCGAGCAATCTTGCGAGCTGCAGACTGATGGAGAGACCAAGGCCCGTCCCGCCGTATTTCCGGTTAATAGCGCCGTCCTCCTGCCGGAATGCTTCGAATATAAGCTGCTGTTTGGCTGTATCAATACCAATTCCGGTATCGGTTACCGTGAAAGCAATCCGCTGGGGCGGGTGCGGCCTGGTCGCAGGCCGCCCCCAAGAGGCGGGGTTCCAATTGCGGATCCGGCGTCTCCCGTGAGGGCCGGGTTCGACGGTAGGGGAACCCCCTTCAAGCCGCACAATAAGCTTGACAGAACCCTTCTCGGTGAATTTGAAAGCATTGACGAGCAAATTCCGCAATATCTGATTGACCCGCAGCGCGTCGGTTTGCAATGTGTCGGGCGCAGAAGGGGTGATTTCCGTCTCGAACACAAGCTTCTTCTGGTCTGCGACCGGAAGAAACTGCTGGTAGAGCATTTGTACGAGATCGTGCAGGGAAACAGGCTCGAACGCGATGTCCATCTTGCCCGCTTCCACTTTCGACAGATCCAGTATGTCATTGATGAGCTGCAGAAGATCGTTTCCGGCAATATGAATGAGGTCAGCGTAACGAAGTTCTTCGCCTTCAAAACGGCCCTCTTCATTGTCCAGTATAAGCTGCGAAAGCAAGATAATACTATTAAGGGGAGTCTTAAGCTCATGCGACATATTGGCCAGAAATTCGGATTTGTATTTGGATGCCAGCATCAGCTCGCGCGCTTTCTCCTCCACCTCGCGCTTCGCTTGGCGCAGTTCGCGCGTTTGCCGTCTAAGGAGCATGTTCATCGTCCGCAGATCGTCTACCAGCTGCTGCTCCTTCTGAAAATCGCGAATGATAAAAATGAATAGCCCGCTGAGAAGCACCCTGAGCGGGAACGCATAAAAGCCTAGGTCATGCCATAGACGATATTGCGGCATTACGTTTATGATCTGGAACGATACTCCTGCGCCTATGGCATCGACGGCATTTATTCCAAATACGACTATCGTCGCCTTCCACAAAAAGCGCCAATTGACACGTTTGAGCCATACGTTTAGTCCCATGCCCGCAAACCCGATTACAACCATCATCAGAAAGCCTGACCAGCCGGTCGCGTCGTGGCCCATACACAGCCGTCCGACCCCTATTCCAAAGCCGATTATTGCGATGGCCGATGGATTTGGAAAAACGAGCACAGCTACGATGACCGGCACAAATCGCAGATCGAGCAGGTTGATGTCCTCTACCTTGAAGCCGAATATCATAGCCAGCCATCCTGCAGCAATAAATACAGCTACCGTGATGCCGTATTTCATTTTGACCGATGTATGTTGGAAGATATATTTATAGCCCAGGTTGAACAGGTACGCCAATGCAATGAGTAGACTGAGATTGGCGAAGAAAGCTTTGATAATCGTCAAGCGCGACTCCTCCTGCCATAGGTCCGGCTGTAACAATTTCCTAGTTTGATTGTACATCAGCTCCAGTCGTTCTTTCCATATCTCCTTATGTGCAAATAAGACCAAAATTTACGATATTCAGGATAACTGACTACGTTCCTGCCGAAAATACGCTTATGGTCATTACCCTTTCTTACACTCGCTGACACATGACGCCATATTGTCATGAAGACGTACTATAAGGGTAATTAGAATTGTTTACATTTAGCCGGATTGGAGGTACTACGAAATGATGACGTCGATCACCTTTAAGAAACGCTCTGTTCCCGTTCACTATTCTTCGGGGCAAAGGCACTGCCTTGAGCTGCTTCACCGCAAGCTGAAGGAAATGGATTACAACTTCGATTTCTGCAAAAAATGGCGAAGGATCGCGTCGGTCGAGCTGGTATACGATGTCGCGATATTACAATACAATGACGGTACAAAGCTGTATCTGGAAGTTTGTTGACCACTCTTACCGGGCCATTCTGCCCGGGTTGCCGGTTCGGCCCGCGCGCATAACGGAAAGCAAACACGCCAGCACCATCAGAGCTGCCATCACCCAGAATACCGTATGCAGCCCGTTAATGAAGCCCGATAATGATTGAGCGGGATTCTTCAGCCCGACCTGCGTCCCCGAGAAAATCGCCAGCATCGCCTCCTTGGGAATGCTGTGAGTTACAAGCGGTATTGTAAATGCGACGCTGAGCATCATGCCGAGATTTGCTGTGAGCGACCGTATACCTGACGCTTCGCCGCGAAATTTGGGCCCGGCTGCGTTCATGATGCTGCTCGAATTCGGCGAGTTGAATAGTCCGGATCCAATGCTCATGAGAGTCATCCACAGCGCCAGCTGCCAGTATGGTGTATGCAGCCCCGTATCGAGCGCGAATCCCACAAGCCCAAGAAAGCTGAACACAATGCCGAAAGTCGCCGGAGCTGTCTCCCCATAACGGTCGCCGAGCCAGCCGGCGATCGGCGAAACGATCAGCAGACCCACAGCCAGCGGAATAGTAAGAATTCCTGCCATTAACGCGTCATACGAAAGCGCGCCCTGAAAGTAAAAAATGAGCATAAACATCACTGCCATCCTTGCAAGGCCTGTCAAAGTCGCGGTGGTAATTCCCAGGGAGAATACAACATTCCTGAACAGCGGAAGATGCAGCAGCGCCGAAGGATGGCGGTTCTCGATCCGCAAGAACAGTGGAAATGCAATTAGGAAAGCCACGAATGAGATGTAGACCACAGGGGAATCCCACGCTTGAATCGGCCCCCAAGTGAGCCCCAGCAGAAGCCCGGTCATGAAGATCATATAAAGCACCGACCCCGCCGCATCGAACTTTTTGGCTGCGCCGCCGGTCTTGACATCCTTCATCCCCATCGCCCACATGCCCCACAGGATGGCGAGTATGCCGAACGGAACGTTGAACCAGAATGTCCACTGCCAGCCGTATACCGTTGTCAGCCAGCCCCCAAGCACCGGCCCGATAATTTGTCCGACAGCGACGACCATGATATTGACTCCAAGCGCACGTCCGAGCTCCTGCTTCGGAAAAGCGTCGGCGACGATCGCCGTGCTGTTAGCCATAACCATGGCTCCGCCAATTCCCTGCAGGACACGAAATATGATAAGAACCGGCGCGCTTGAAGCGAATCCCGAGATTAACGAGAATACCGTAAATACGATCATACCCCACATGTACATTCTTTTCCGCCCGAAGCGATCGGCCAAACTGCCCGCCATCAGTACGGCGACGGTCTGAGCCACCATGTAAGCCAGCATAATCCACATCGCCTGAAGCACCGATGCGTGAAGGCCTTTAATCAAATCGGGCAGCGCTATGATCAGGGTGCTGAAATTGAGCGCAGAAAGCAAAGCGCCTAAACTGGTTACCGATAGTATCCACCATTTTCTGTCATTCATGCCGCTTTACCTCCGATTCTTGATTTGGCACCGGTGATTTTATTGACTCAACCTTGTCCAGACGTTGCTGGAACCGGGCCTTCATCTCCTGCATGCCGGCTATCTTCTCTTCAATTAATCTTATTTGCCGGTTCAGCAGCGCCGAGGCCTCGTCCAGCAAGCCGGTGCGGTTAACGTCGGATGTTTCCTGCTGGTAAGACTGCCGGATCGTCGCCAATTGCTCATCAGCATCCATGATGGAACGAATCTCCTGCAGGGTGCAGCCGAGTACGTTTTTCAATCGCAGAATGTGCTCCATTTCCACGATGACCTCTTCCGAATAAAGACGGTGGCCGCCGCTTGTCCGTTCCACATTACGCAGGAGTCCGATTTCTTCATAATAATGGAGCGTACGAGCGGTAACGCCGAGACGCTCCGTCACTTCCTCCATGCTGCGCTTCTTGTCGTTCATTCCATCCCTCCTTTGCTTTGAGTGATAATTGCTTAATCCTATTTCTTTATTATATACCTAACGTTAACGTAAGGATACGTTTTTTTAATCCGATTGGCAAAAGCAAGAAAGAGGCTTTCCGCTGCAGTTGGATACTGCTTTCGGAAAGCCTCTTGAATGATTCGCATGAGGTATATTATAAGTTTTTCTTATTTTCTGATAAATTATAGGACTTGGGAACCGAGCATGCGCTTGATATAATAATGTTTCGAGCAATACCCTTTACTGAGGGTGCGCCTCTCGCATTTCACCCATTGACAGGTAGTAGGATGAGCAGGCTGGCGGACTTTGGTCACTATCGGGTCACCATGCCTTCTCCAACGTTGATGGTGCATCGCGCACATATCTTTCGCTTTGACAGGCTTATCGCAATTTTCGATTTGACAAATTTTCATGCGGGTGTTCCTCTCGTTTCAAAGGGCGATTTTAGGTATATATACTATTATGAGTCAATTATTGATAATAAGAAAGTTCGATTATAACCGTAATTTCTGCTGAATTCATTACCATTGACCGGAAAATCGGCCTTTATAACCATTTTGTGCAACTAAGTTTAAATTTTTAACCAGTTTTATTCATCAATAACTTATATATAGCATGATAGAAACTTAATTAGAGGATGCGCTCAAAAAAATGATATTATTCGATTCGATATTCAATGCGTTAAAATTACCAATGGCGATCATGGTTGGAGGAGAGGGTGAAGAGCTGCGGTTCGTTCATACTAATGAATCGTTTATCCGCCTCACCGGGCTATCGGAAACCGAGCTCTACAGAACATCGCCGCTTCTGCTGTTTACAGCCTGGAACGGGCAGCACACGAATAACGGCCAGCTGCAGGGCTGTTTTCTGATGAAGCATTATAAACATAAGATGCGCGTGCATCTGTCATGCCAAATGATAGAGAAGACCGTGCCGTCCACACTTTTATTAATTGCGGAAGACATAACAGCCAACTCATGGATCGAAACGATGACTAAAGCGAAGAAAGTGCTGTTATCGGGAATAGTATCACCCGACTTTAACATTGACCGGTTCATACATAATTCTCCGGGTCTCATACACTACAAATTACAAGGCGAGAACTCCAGCGCGTTTGAGTTCATTCATGAAGATGACCGGGAGCGGGTAATGTTCATTGTAGAGCGGTCCGTCGCGCGCAATCAGACCGAAACCGTCACTCTGCGCACGAAAATGCTCGTAAATGTCTTTCAATTGGAAATCACCGCAACGTTCTGCCCGTTCTTCAATGGCGACGGCAGCCTGAAGCATTATGGTTTTGTCGTAACGGATTTGCAGCCTGTTCCAGTCGAGGTGGACTCCTCCGTTCAGCTGAAAGTGCTCATGGCGCGGTCTAACAAATCCGCACAGCAGCTGGCATCGGATACCGGTATTTCGCTGCAGACAATTTCCAAGCTGCGCAACGGAAAGATCAGCAAACCCCAGCGGCTTACAGCGGAGCTTATCGCCGCCGAGCTCGGAGTTTCACCGCATGAAATATGGCCCAATTTATAATTTTTCCGGTTATACCATGCAGCAATCTGTAAGGCGGCTTATCGTTCATTCGGACGAACGGCCGTCTTTTTTCGTGGTTCGGGAACAACGAATATGTCCAATGGTACATAACCAAAGTGCATTCAGGAGGGCCCGCATTATGAAAACAGCTTTCAGTTATGGATTATCCGGCATTATGCTCCTTGCATTACTCGTCACTCCGTTCACATTTGCCCAGCTTATACCTTCGATGGAGCTTGATGATTCGCTGCAAACTGACCCCGTTCTAACGAAAATCGCATATAGAAATCCGGCAATCGAGAGCATCCCTTACGACTGGGCGCAGCGGTATCCGCTGATTGCTCATGCGCTCGGCGGTATCGGCGGATATCCGGGTACAAATAGTCTTGAGTCGCTGAAGAGGGCTTACCGCAGCGGACTCCGCGTTTTTGAGACGGACATAGTCGTC
This is a stretch of genomic DNA from Paenibacillus sp. sptzw28. It encodes these proteins:
- a CDS encoding ATP-binding protein: MSELIETEKWIFLLLALAINLFASFTMYIMIGHLKLVRMLRHYWLLSGAAVYGLGLWMSHFIMLLATDSMIIMDWTSIIKVAVVMICAYVSFLLLGSRTDFSLKLLASSIIMAAGANFLNYSSLMSGQIQNFHINFQLAFFAFTVSFLGTSWSYYLFERKNGAYLILPGMLLGLAGSAVQLLGLAAFTVEYSFVLTSDRLNDYMKMLSVVLGIATLLIFAFSLLARFVDRRFNAMNERYKLLVENSIDTIAIIRDERWEYINDSGLQLFEADYQTDLLGISIYQHLQPKCHEDMRRMLKLTEQGIGQAPIELDWMTLKGKMLHTEVVQTCTRLSGKPVFQVIIRDISERKKNEELLINSEKLYVAGQLAAGIAHEIRNPLTSLKGFLQLIASGRQNGNGKNYYDIMKSELNRIESIVSELLMLSKPQIYELAHKDIRHIIGDTMTLLEAQAILHNIEMESALWEEPLWVRGVENQLKQVFINVLKNAIEAMSEGGKIIITCEREGDRIVVRIDDHGPGIPEEQLCKIGQPFYTTKDKGTGLGLMVSYKIVHNHQGSVRAQSRLGVGTTFEIILPYSPPDIFETDGAAKVTPIHRNRQEESSL
- the mscL gene encoding large conductance mechanosensitive channel protein MscL, whose protein sequence is MVKILKEFKEFAVRGNVLDLAVGVIIGGAFGKIVTSMVNDIIMPPIGRLLGQMNFADLYLSLNPEITEKGGHALSLAAARTNGAAVIAYGSFINVIIDFTIVAFCVFLIVKGANTLRRLQASNPEDTAEPTEKVCTYCLSKIPVKATRCAHCTSHLTDEPEGVQEGLS
- a CDS encoding NUDIX domain-containing protein codes for the protein MSGRGLDRPREERFDIYDAAGKPIGTACRSEVHAKGYWHRSFHCWLIRREGDRRLVMFQQRQTDKDTFPGRFDITAAGHLEAGETMREAVREVEEELGVSAAYDMLIPLGETRNEAEGSARGVPFIDREISEVFGLLYDGPPASLRLQAEEVAGVYESELEAMIDLFEGRRRTVTAAGVSLCPEDGLKEASVQVSAADFVTRPYAYYAGVFRALLRHT
- a CDS encoding HAMP domain-containing sensor histidine kinase; protein product: MTIIKAFFANLSLLIALAYLFNLGYKYIFQHTSVKMKYGITVAVFIAAGWLAMIFGFKVEDINLLDLRFVPVIVAVLVFPNPSAIAIIGFGIGVGRLCMGHDATGWSGFLMMVVIGFAGMGLNVWLKRVNWRFLWKATIVVFGINAVDAIGAGVSFQIINVMPQYRLWHDLGFYAFPLRVLLSGLFIFIIRDFQKEQQLVDDLRTMNMLLRRQTRELRQAKREVEEKARELMLASKYKSEFLANMSHELKTPLNSIILLSQLILDNEEGRFEGEELRYADLIHIAGNDLLQLINDILDLSKVEAGKMDIAFEPVSLHDLVQMLYQQFLPVADQKKLVFETEITPSAPDTLQTDALRVNQILRNLLVNAFKFTEKGSVKLIVRLEGGSPTVEPGPHGRRRIRNWNPASWGRPATRPHPPQRIAFTVTDTGIGIDTAKQQLIFEAFRQEDGAINRKYGGTGLGLSISLQLARLLGGSLTLRSAKGKGSSFTLHLPVRPPAAKAEAERLEKRTE
- a CDS encoding MFS transporter → MNDRKWWILSVTSLGALLSALNFSTLIIALPDLIKGLHASVLQAMWIMLAYMVAQTVAVLMAGSLADRFGRKRMYMWGMIVFTVFSLISGFASSAPVLIIFRVLQGIGGAMVMANSTAIVADAFPKQELGRALGVNIMVVAVGQIIGPVLGGWLTTVYGWQWTFWFNVPFGILAILWGMWAMGMKDVKTGGAAKKFDAAGSVLYMIFMTGLLLGLTWGPIQAWDSPVVYISFVAFLIAFPLFLRIENRHPSALLHLPLFRNVVFSLGITTATLTGLARMAVMFMLIFYFQGALSYDALMAGILTIPLAVGLLIVSPIAGWLGDRYGETAPATFGIVFSFLGLVGFALDTGLHTPYWQLALWMTLMSIGSGLFNSPNSSSIMNAAGPKFRGEASGIRSLTANLGMMLSVAFTIPLVTHSIPKEAMLAIFSGTQVGLKNPAQSLSGFINGLHTVFWVMAALMVLACLLSVMRAGRTGNPGRMAR
- a CDS encoding MerR family transcriptional regulator translates to MNDKKRSMEEVTERLGVTARTLHYYEEIGLLRNVERTSGGHRLYSEEVIVEMEHILRLKNVLGCTLQEIRSIMDADEQLATIRQSYQQETSDVNRTGLLDEASALLNRQIRLIEEKIAGMQEMKARFQQRLDKVESIKSPVPNQESEVKRHE
- a CDS encoding helix-turn-helix transcriptional regulator; this encodes MILFDSIFNALKLPMAIMVGGEGEELRFVHTNESFIRLTGLSETELYRTSPLLLFTAWNGQHTNNGQLQGCFLMKHYKHKMRVHLSCQMIEKTVPSTLLLIAEDITANSWIETMTKAKKVLLSGIVSPDFNIDRFIHNSPGLIHYKLQGENSSAFEFIHEDDRERVMFIVERSVARNQTETVTLRTKMLVNVFQLEITATFCPFFNGDGSLKHYGFVVTDLQPVPVEVDSSVQLKVLMARSNKSAQQLASDTGISLQTISKLRNGKISKPQRLTAELIAAELGVSPHEIWPNL